In Planctomicrobium piriforme, the following proteins share a genomic window:
- a CDS encoding autotransporter outer membrane beta-barrel domain-containing protein, producing MRRSTFQFRSKFWFTPPAGRRNLQVAATTLGQVQLLESRQLLSASPTVSNLGAPATYQMDFNPVPVAASATITDADGDFGGSQFQITMTNGASYDQLVIAGGNGVTGGSSEVFVDGISVGYASVGFGTTPFGIAFSASATASDVQRVLRQVSFVSYSNAPSITPRQLSIVATDGSGNASAPVAHTVNITDVPVLIGFGSSSNYRAGSAYAAVGTSIGINNAGGDYGNSKFVVTNLTRSGGDVLKIGGYGGVTVDGSNILLQGQVVATFSGGTGATPLTIQFGPHATFNTVRGVINNVAFSNTQTAPLRGPRTIGFIMTDGGGLKSQQVTTSLNVHHNLSISNTSPPPTYTPSKDYVFLAPQGLVSGAVNYLSGAKIGAYQTNARANDSVDLISRGSVTVDGDDVFVAGVHVGTIVRLFDSNKNANYGVTVTLDEGTTRYQAQEVLRSFAFKAYSRYPSLEDRKFNISIADNLNIPGGVTAQVVHINNTPVINPVNSPSEYFYHPAGQPVRIMSTAMVFDGGANYASSTLTVGVRYGKSGDTVALMLGGPISVIGTNLYVRTVLVGTYTPGNGSTPLQVQFNNNARENDVQTVLQRISYSTTNPNPSTATRNIAFQFTDGTGAVSEPVVVKVQYLT from the coding sequence ATGCGACGCTCAACTTTTCAATTCCGCTCAAAGTTCTGGTTCACTCCCCCGGCAGGTCGACGGAACCTGCAAGTTGCTGCAACGACCCTCGGCCAGGTTCAGTTGCTGGAGAGCCGGCAGCTACTTTCTGCGAGTCCAACGGTCAGCAATCTTGGCGCGCCGGCAACCTACCAGATGGACTTCAATCCGGTCCCCGTCGCCGCCAGCGCGACCATCACCGATGCCGACGGAGATTTCGGCGGCAGCCAGTTCCAGATCACGATGACCAACGGCGCCAGCTATGACCAGTTGGTCATCGCGGGCGGAAACGGCGTCACTGGCGGAAGTTCAGAGGTCTTTGTCGACGGCATCTCCGTCGGGTACGCATCGGTCGGCTTCGGCACCACTCCGTTCGGAATCGCATTCAGCGCCAGCGCCACTGCCAGCGATGTGCAGCGCGTCCTCCGCCAGGTGAGCTTTGTCAGCTATTCCAACGCACCATCAATTACCCCGCGGCAACTTTCCATCGTCGCTACCGATGGCAGCGGCAATGCCAGTGCTCCCGTCGCGCACACGGTGAACATCACGGACGTGCCCGTGCTGATCGGCTTTGGATCGTCTTCGAACTATCGCGCCGGCAGCGCCTATGCGGCCGTGGGCACCAGCATCGGCATCAACAATGCCGGCGGCGACTATGGCAACAGCAAGTTTGTCGTCACCAACCTCACCCGATCCGGCGGAGACGTCTTGAAGATTGGCGGGTACGGCGGCGTCACCGTCGACGGCAGCAACATCCTGCTGCAAGGTCAGGTCGTGGCCACTTTTTCCGGCGGGACGGGCGCCACTCCGCTGACGATTCAGTTCGGACCGCATGCGACATTCAACACGGTTCGCGGCGTGATCAACAACGTCGCTTTCAGCAACACCCAGACTGCCCCGTTGCGAGGGCCGCGCACAATCGGTTTCATCATGACCGACGGCGGAGGGCTGAAAAGCCAGCAGGTGACCACCTCGCTCAATGTGCATCATAACCTCAGCATTTCCAACACCTCCCCGCCGCCGACTTACACCCCCTCGAAAGACTACGTGTTTCTCGCCCCACAGGGATTGGTCTCAGGTGCGGTGAATTATCTGTCAGGTGCGAAGATCGGAGCCTACCAGACGAATGCCCGCGCCAACGACAGCGTGGACCTGATCTCGCGCGGCTCAGTGACGGTGGATGGCGATGACGTCTTTGTCGCGGGAGTCCATGTCGGGACAATCGTTCGTCTGTTCGACAGCAACAAAAACGCCAACTACGGAGTGACGGTCACGCTCGACGAAGGGACCACGCGGTATCAGGCTCAGGAAGTCCTGCGATCGTTCGCCTTCAAGGCGTACAGCCGCTATCCGTCGTTGGAAGATCGCAAGTTCAATATCAGCATCGCCGACAACCTGAACATTCCCGGCGGAGTCACCGCTCAGGTGGTCCACATCAACAACACTCCGGTCATCAACCCGGTGAATTCGCCTTCGGAATACTTTTATCACCCGGCAGGCCAGCCGGTGCGAATCATGTCGACCGCCATGGTCTTCGACGGCGGCGCCAACTACGCCAGCAGCACGCTGACGGTCGGAGTTCGCTATGGGAAGTCAGGAGACACGGTCGCCCTAATGCTCGGTGGTCCGATCAGCGTGATCGGAACGAACCTCTATGTCCGGACAGTCCTGGTTGGCACCTATACGCCGGGCAACGGGTCGACCCCGCTGCAGGTGCAGTTCAACAACAACGCCCGTGAGAACGACGTGCAAACCGTGCTGCAGCGCATCTCCTACAGCACGACCAATCCCAATCCATCCACTGCCACCCGAAACATCGCCTTCCAGTTCACCGACGGCACAGGTGCCGTCAGTGAACCGGTGGTCGTCAAGGTGCAGTATTTGACGTAG
- the hisF gene encoding imidazole glycerol phosphate synthase subunit HisF, translating to MLAKRIIPCLDVHAGRVVKGVNFLNLRDAGDPVHVAARYEAEGADELVFLDITASHEQRDIILDVVSRTSEVCFMPLTVGGGIRNLEDIRRLLKAGCDKVSINSAAVKDPQFIKEAALRFGSQCIVVNLDPKRVPAGDPAALAAAESLPEELRVSERPVPEEGSFGTRFHAKYPTASGVYWDVHINGGRKPTGLDAVAWAREVERLGAGEIVLTSMDADGTKDGFDLEITAAISNAVQIPVIASGGAGHPQHLYEAVTTGGASAALAASIFHYGEYTIAESKDYLAERGVVVRR from the coding sequence ATGCTGGCCAAACGCATCATTCCATGTCTCGACGTTCACGCCGGCCGCGTGGTCAAAGGGGTCAACTTCCTCAATCTTCGCGACGCCGGCGATCCGGTGCATGTCGCGGCCAGATACGAGGCGGAAGGGGCCGACGAACTCGTCTTTCTCGACATTACCGCCAGCCACGAGCAGCGGGACATCATTCTCGATGTCGTGTCGCGGACCAGCGAAGTCTGCTTTATGCCGCTCACCGTCGGGGGCGGAATTCGCAACCTCGAAGACATCCGCCGCCTGCTCAAGGCCGGCTGCGACAAGGTGTCGATCAACAGCGCGGCCGTCAAAGATCCCCAGTTCATCAAAGAAGCGGCGCTGCGCTTCGGCAGCCAGTGCATTGTGGTGAACCTTGACCCGAAACGAGTGCCTGCCGGTGATCCCGCCGCCCTCGCCGCCGCGGAAAGCTTGCCTGAGGAACTGCGAGTGAGCGAACGGCCTGTCCCCGAGGAAGGATCGTTCGGCACTCGGTTTCACGCCAAATACCCCACGGCTTCAGGCGTCTACTGGGATGTCCACATCAACGGCGGCCGAAAACCGACAGGGCTCGATGCCGTCGCCTGGGCCCGCGAAGTCGAACGGCTCGGGGCGGGCGAGATCGTCCTCACGAGCATGGACGCCGATGGCACCAAAGACGGCTTCGACCTGGAGATCACCGCGGCGATTTCAAACGCCGTGCAGATCCCCGTCATCGCCAGCGGCGGAGCCGGGCACCCTCAACATTTGTACGAAGCCGTGACGACAGGCGGCGCCAGCGCCGCCCTCGCGGCAAGTATTTTCCACTACGGCGAATACACGATCGCCGAGTCCAAAGACTATCTGGCCGAACGGGGCGTGGTCGTTCGCAGATAA
- a CDS encoding alpha/beta hydrolase — protein MIQPLPPCDRNLSKAAMTMNSSLSRLCLALCLSTSIPITAAAEAQPQVQTDIVYGHKDGLALTFDVVRPEKPNGAGVLWLQSGGWYSSWNPPAKLLPACQPLLAKGFTVFIVRHGSAPKYAVPDAIADVRRCVRYIRLHAPDFSVDPQRLGVMGGSAGGHLSLMLATTADDGDPKSGDEVLRQSDKVAAVVALYPPTDISTWVTDPPEAIRKVPGLKPPLTFDAALAPACSPLLFVTADDAPSLLIHGDKDELVPISHSHNFAAAAKEKNAPCEVLVIEGAGHGYNAKQNETVGPATIGWFEKYLLGTKETP, from the coding sequence ATGATTCAGCCCCTGCCTCCGTGCGATCGCAACCTCTCCAAGGCCGCCATGACGATGAACAGCTCGCTCAGCCGACTCTGCCTCGCTCTCTGCCTTTCGACATCCATTCCCATCACGGCAGCGGCCGAAGCACAACCACAGGTTCAGACGGATATCGTCTACGGGCACAAAGACGGCCTCGCGCTGACGTTTGATGTCGTTCGACCTGAGAAACCGAATGGTGCTGGCGTCCTCTGGCTGCAGAGCGGCGGGTGGTATTCGAGCTGGAATCCGCCGGCGAAACTTCTTCCAGCCTGTCAGCCCTTGTTAGCCAAGGGTTTCACGGTCTTCATCGTCCGACATGGGAGTGCGCCGAAGTACGCGGTGCCGGATGCCATTGCGGATGTGCGGCGCTGTGTGCGCTACATTCGGCTGCATGCGCCGGACTTCAGCGTTGATCCACAACGGCTCGGCGTGATGGGAGGCAGCGCAGGCGGGCATTTGTCATTGATGCTGGCGACGACCGCCGATGACGGTGATCCCAAGTCCGGGGACGAAGTGCTGCGGCAGAGTGACAAAGTCGCCGCTGTGGTGGCGCTCTATCCGCCGACCGATATCAGCACCTGGGTGACCGATCCACCGGAAGCGATCCGCAAGGTGCCTGGGCTGAAGCCGCCGCTGACGTTCGATGCCGCGCTCGCGCCGGCTTGTTCGCCGCTGTTGTTTGTCACCGCAGACGACGCCCCGTCGCTGTTGATTCATGGCGACAAGGACGAACTGGTTCCCATCTCACACAGCCATAACTTTGCTGCTGCCGCCAAAGAGAAGAATGCCCCCTGTGAAGTACTGGTCATTGAGGGCGCAGGACACGGCTACAACGCCAAGCAGAATGAGACCGTCGGGCCAGCGACGATCGGCTGGTTTGAAAAGTATTTGCTGGGAACGAAAGAGACTCCCTGA
- a CDS encoding FecR domain-containing protein, whose translation MTPKPVGPGTDSPFSDLLHAVLDGRATVGEWSQLSAILESNPAACDEYATHVALHARLRQVVSGHGSLMPLPLSCPISLDASQELSCPSPASRRSGGKRLLSLARLTGLTAALMVAVTAVWMTFNDQPPAAPSQLIANIWYFDSANDQSIATPIRTSRVSQGEEILLEQGFAEIMLNSGVTIRLSSPCRLTVDNQMLCTLGLGRAYVSVPPNAHGFQLRTLEAQITDYGTEFGVAVDADGKAKVAVVKGEIGVRTDDLATEMKLTTGQGVTIESKSLKRLYFVDEASFPTSRDNARLPLIVDVFDNVRDIESLRYYRVRPGAFEEEAPIYVDRGHEYNGVTSEGLPAYLRGAAYLMTFNGDKQLRDLELTVTLSAPADVYVLFDTRAPVPQWLQSEFQKMPEEVGVDEVSVSEGYERLDEGPGKSIDNRFSVWKKTVDHAGPVTVGAMAAATSYFSMYTIVAVPLEK comes from the coding sequence ATGACACCCAAGCCTGTCGGCCCGGGGACCGACTCCCCGTTCAGCGATCTGCTGCATGCCGTACTGGATGGCCGGGCCACAGTCGGCGAATGGTCTCAATTGAGCGCCATACTGGAATCCAACCCGGCCGCCTGCGATGAATATGCCACGCACGTCGCGCTGCATGCGCGGCTCAGACAGGTGGTGTCCGGGCATGGCTCCCTCATGCCCTTGCCGCTCTCTTGTCCAATCTCGCTGGATGCTTCGCAGGAATTGAGTTGTCCGTCACCGGCCTCACGTCGATCTGGCGGCAAGAGATTGCTTTCTCTCGCCAGACTCACCGGTCTGACAGCCGCACTGATGGTCGCAGTGACTGCCGTGTGGATGACGTTCAATGACCAGCCGCCTGCGGCCCCTTCGCAACTGATCGCGAACATCTGGTACTTCGATTCCGCGAACGATCAAAGCATCGCGACGCCGATTCGCACCAGCCGCGTCTCCCAGGGGGAAGAGATCCTGCTGGAGCAGGGTTTCGCCGAAATCATGCTGAACAGCGGGGTCACGATCCGGCTGTCTTCTCCCTGTCGGCTGACGGTTGACAATCAGATGCTCTGCACACTGGGTCTAGGCCGGGCGTATGTCTCAGTCCCGCCCAATGCACACGGGTTCCAGCTCCGCACACTGGAAGCGCAGATCACCGACTACGGGACAGAATTTGGCGTGGCTGTCGACGCGGACGGCAAGGCGAAAGTGGCCGTGGTGAAGGGGGAAATCGGCGTCCGGACGGATGATCTCGCGACGGAAATGAAGCTCACCACCGGGCAGGGAGTGACGATCGAATCCAAATCACTCAAGCGGCTCTACTTTGTCGATGAAGCCAGCTTTCCGACTTCGCGCGACAATGCGCGGTTGCCGCTGATTGTCGACGTGTTCGACAACGTCCGCGATATCGAATCGCTGCGTTATTACCGAGTGCGGCCGGGGGCCTTCGAGGAAGAGGCCCCGATCTACGTCGACCGCGGTCACGAATACAACGGCGTGACGTCGGAAGGTTTGCCGGCCTACTTGCGGGGGGCTGCCTACCTGATGACGTTCAACGGGGACAAACAACTGCGCGACCTGGAGTTGACGGTCACGCTGAGTGCGCCAGCAGATGTGTACGTTCTGTTCGACACAAGAGCGCCTGTGCCGCAGTGGCTGCAGAGCGAGTTCCAGAAGATGCCTGAGGAAGTGGGCGTCGATGAAGTCTCGGTCAGTGAAGGATATGAACGGCTTGACGAAGGGCCAGGCAAGTCGATCGACAACCGGTTTTCTGTCTGGAAGAAGACCGTCGACCATGCCGGCCCGGTGACGGTCGGAGCGATGGCCGCCGCGACGAGTTACTTCTCGATGTACACCATCGTGGCGGTACCGCTGGAGAAGTAG
- a CDS encoding sigma-70 family RNA polymerase sigma factor gives MACLATDSEEHPSDVEGSSDDAFVGEFAANQRRIYAYVVSLAPSWDAADEIFQRVSLSLWAKRRNYQSDHPFVVWASGFVRIEVRKYLSERHQGMQTLSDDAAARVEESLRRQGEVLDERLNALQGCVQSLPPRQQRLLQDCYGGLHSLQEVAEEKGITANSLYLQLKRIRDLLYRCVTTKIAAELR, from the coding sequence ATGGCTTGCCTCGCCACCGATTCAGAAGAACATCCGTCCGACGTTGAAGGGAGCAGCGACGACGCCTTTGTCGGCGAATTCGCGGCGAACCAGCGACGCATTTATGCCTACGTCGTCTCCCTGGCCCCCAGTTGGGATGCCGCGGACGAAATCTTTCAGCGCGTCTCGCTGTCGCTGTGGGCCAAACGCCGCAACTACCAGAGCGATCACCCGTTCGTGGTCTGGGCCAGCGGCTTCGTCCGCATTGAAGTGCGGAAGTATCTGTCCGAGCGGCATCAGGGGATGCAGACGCTCAGCGACGATGCGGCGGCGCGAGTCGAAGAATCGCTGCGGCGGCAGGGAGAGGTTCTGGATGAACGGCTCAATGCGCTGCAGGGCTGCGTGCAGTCGCTGCCGCCCCGTCAGCAACGGTTGTTGCAGGATTGTTATGGTGGCCTGCATTCACTGCAGGAAGTGGCCGAGGAAAAAGGAATCACGGCGAATTCGCTCTACTTGCAGCTGAAGCGAATTCGGGATCTTCTGTATCGCTGCGTGACAACGAAAATTGCCGCGGAGTTGCGATGA
- a CDS encoding DUF1559 domain-containing protein, which translates to MLTFKSSRRRGFTLIELLVVIAIIAVLIALLLPAVQQAREAARRSQCKNNLKQLGLALHNYADTFSSFPAGGYSYNIANGTYSTEAGWTWGAMLLPFLDLGNYSNALQVGKIHVWDGGSNSLLTNPALEASLETPLTVFRCPSDVGPSLHSGFGNVAIGSGGGQFVPLSNYVAAATSRIIQAAGTKGGVYENGLFYNNSRIDFRDVTDGTSNTIAFGERCWQLAGADFNAANPIVTWQPNAWWAGQNSWFSLRNPINNTFGTSTGAKNARYESLASMHAGGVQVCMADGSVRFVSQHVDLDLTQENADGQTSVFNGEVDSLLERLVARADGQPIGEF; encoded by the coding sequence ATGCTCACATTCAAATCGTCCCGCCGGAGGGGGTTCACGCTGATTGAGTTGCTGGTGGTCATCGCGATCATCGCCGTCTTGATTGCCTTGTTGCTGCCGGCCGTGCAACAGGCTCGGGAAGCCGCCCGACGGTCTCAGTGCAAGAACAACCTCAAACAGCTCGGCCTGGCTCTGCATAACTACGCCGACACATTCAGCTCGTTCCCCGCAGGCGGTTACTCCTACAACATTGCCAACGGCACTTATTCCACCGAAGCCGGCTGGACCTGGGGTGCGATGCTGCTCCCCTTTCTGGATCTGGGCAATTACAGCAACGCCCTGCAGGTAGGCAAGATTCACGTCTGGGACGGCGGGTCCAATTCGCTGCTCACCAATCCCGCTCTCGAAGCAAGTCTTGAAACTCCGCTGACAGTCTTCCGCTGCCCTTCCGATGTCGGCCCGTCACTGCACTCCGGTTTCGGCAACGTCGCCATTGGCAGCGGCGGCGGACAGTTCGTCCCTCTCTCCAACTACGTGGCTGCCGCGACTTCACGCATCATTCAGGCTGCCGGAACCAAAGGGGGCGTCTATGAAAACGGTCTCTTCTACAACAACAGCCGCATCGATTTTCGCGACGTGACCGACGGCACCAGCAATACGATTGCCTTTGGCGAACGGTGCTGGCAACTGGCCGGCGCCGACTTCAATGCCGCCAACCCCATCGTGACCTGGCAGCCGAATGCCTGGTGGGCCGGGCAGAACTCCTGGTTCAGCCTTCGCAATCCCATCAACAACACCTTCGGCACCAGCACCGGAGCCAAGAATGCCCGCTATGAATCACTCGCCAGCATGCACGCCGGCGGGGTTCAGGTCTGCATGGCCGACGGCTCTGTCCGCTTCGTTTCCCAACACGTCGATCTCGATCTGACCCAGGAAAACGCCGATGGCCAGACCTCGGTCTTCAACGGTGAAGTCGACAGCCTGCTGGAACGTCTCGTCGCCCGTGCAGACGGCCAACCCATCGGCGAGTTCTAG
- a CDS encoding carboxypeptidase-like regulatory domain-containing protein, with translation MPTTIQKNLCLFGCATALWLSGCGQKSNQPAVAKVTGRVTLSGQPVAGLTVIYNAQGGRPSYGETDRDGFYRMQYTHDEQGVKVGEAGITFDPFSFEGTPPTPMNRNQGNALVKARPKIPEKYFRVFQTVQVEPGSNEFDIEIAP, from the coding sequence ATGCCCACGACCATTCAGAAAAACCTGTGCCTGTTCGGATGTGCAACCGCTCTCTGGCTGTCTGGTTGCGGACAGAAGTCGAATCAACCTGCCGTTGCGAAAGTGACCGGTCGGGTGACGCTGAGCGGTCAGCCGGTGGCGGGATTGACGGTGATCTACAACGCCCAGGGAGGCCGCCCGTCCTACGGAGAGACGGACCGGGACGGCTTCTACCGGATGCAGTACACGCATGACGAACAGGGGGTGAAAGTGGGCGAGGCCGGCATCACGTTCGACCCGTTCAGCTTCGAAGGCACCCCGCCGACGCCGATGAATCGCAATCAGGGGAACGCTCTCGTGAAAGCCCGCCCCAAGATCCCCGAGAAGTACTTCCGCGTCTTTCAAACCGTGCAGGTGGAACCTGGCTCAAACGAGTTCGACATCGAAATCGCCCCGTGA
- a CDS encoding YcxB family protein, with translation MIIDYEVTADDLLAFNEYYLTHSAVYRRQWIRGLVISVLVLSLLPILVLVRRDKPFMEAAVDIWPLLLGPIIMVPIYFAISKRGLRRNLRRFIVTKEVAGALGPHSLMLQEDGLSSRDPTGEQRVKWSAVQSVTLTEDRLMIFLNNATGFVIPRRAFADRQQLEAFVAEVRQKAGITL, from the coding sequence ATGATCATCGATTACGAAGTCACTGCGGATGATTTGCTGGCATTCAACGAGTACTATTTGACTCACTCCGCCGTATACCGGCGTCAATGGATTCGCGGCCTTGTGATCAGCGTATTGGTGCTGAGCCTCTTGCCGATTCTTGTACTCGTCAGACGTGACAAACCATTCATGGAGGCTGCTGTCGACATCTGGCCGTTACTGCTGGGACCAATCATCATGGTTCCGATTTATTTTGCGATTTCCAAACGCGGTTTGCGAAGAAACTTGCGGCGATTCATCGTGACCAAGGAAGTGGCTGGCGCACTGGGGCCTCATTCTCTCATGCTGCAGGAGGACGGCCTATCGTCACGAGATCCGACCGGCGAACAACGAGTGAAGTGGTCTGCCGTCCAAAGCGTGACTCTGACAGAAGACCGCCTCATGATCTTTTTGAACAACGCAACCGGTTTCGTCATCCCCCGCCGGGCCTTTGCCGATAGGCAGCAGCTTGAGGCCTTCGTGGCAGAGGTCAGACAGAAAGCAGGAATTACACTTTGA
- a CDS encoding sigma-70 family RNA polymerase sigma factor yields the protein MTTKYQNPAIKQLTEQQKRYAPLDKRVEQMDRAEALLTQLEPAKSYRYPELCEAITGFRTDKYPDLILTSDELQHDIPLFVEELSASLDLPVEKAGEPVLTVDDLSEKFKVSTKTVDRWRKRGLVSRRFKFGNRSRVGFLRSSVDRFVSDHGTEIERGSRFTQLSEAERLEIVTKARRLARHGACPAEVGKRLSRWFNRSPETIRYTLKQYDAEHPENAVFPTASSPLTNDRKQEIYQKFVNGMSVDALSEEFCRTRTSVYRIVSDVRAELLLNSPIDYMDSAEFHRPDAERLILGPAPQVEKKSGAVKAPPGLPPYLASLYTVPLLTREEEGHFFRKMNYLKFKAAQLQKQVDGRRPKTKELDEIESLVERATEVKNFLIRSNLRLVVSIAKRHMKPTANFFEMVSDGNMSLIRAIEKFDYTKGNKFSTYASWAIMKNYARSIPAEHRVLDRFRTGSEEIFKFSEDGRGSQFADESANSRQHQMIMSILDHLDDRERAIIMHRYGLERGSEPETLEQVGSRFNVTKERIRQIESRAMQKIRKIASEEKLDIPGF from the coding sequence ATGACTACCAAATATCAAAACCCCGCCATCAAACAGCTGACGGAACAGCAGAAGCGGTATGCTCCCCTCGACAAACGGGTCGAGCAGATGGATCGTGCGGAAGCATTGCTGACTCAGCTCGAGCCGGCGAAGTCGTATCGCTATCCGGAACTGTGCGAAGCCATTACCGGCTTCCGCACCGACAAGTACCCCGACCTCATCCTGACGTCGGACGAACTGCAGCACGACATTCCGCTGTTTGTGGAAGAGCTGTCGGCCAGCCTCGATCTGCCGGTTGAAAAAGCCGGTGAGCCGGTGCTGACGGTCGACGACTTGAGCGAAAAGTTCAAAGTCTCGACGAAAACCGTCGATCGCTGGCGAAAGCGCGGCCTCGTGAGCCGCCGATTCAAGTTTGGCAACCGCTCACGTGTGGGGTTCCTCCGCTCGTCGGTCGATCGCTTTGTGAGCGATCACGGGACCGAGATCGAGCGGGGATCGCGGTTTACTCAGCTTTCCGAAGCGGAACGCCTGGAGATCGTCACCAAGGCGCGACGGCTGGCCCGTCACGGCGCCTGCCCGGCGGAAGTCGGCAAGCGTCTGTCGCGGTGGTTCAACCGTTCGCCGGAAACGATCCGTTACACCCTCAAGCAGTACGACGCCGAACACCCGGAGAACGCTGTGTTCCCGACGGCCTCGTCCCCTTTGACCAATGACAGAAAGCAAGAGATCTACCAGAAGTTTGTCAACGGCATGTCGGTCGACGCGTTGTCGGAAGAGTTCTGCCGCACCCGGACGAGCGTGTACCGGATCGTCTCCGACGTTCGCGCCGAGCTGCTGCTGAACAGCCCGATCGATTACATGGACAGCGCCGAGTTTCATCGGCCCGACGCGGAACGCCTGATCCTCGGACCAGCTCCGCAAGTCGAAAAGAAGTCCGGAGCAGTGAAGGCCCCTCCAGGCTTGCCCCCTTACCTGGCGAGCTTGTACACGGTGCCGTTGCTGACTCGTGAAGAAGAAGGCCATTTCTTCAGGAAGATGAACTATCTGAAGTTCAAGGCCGCACAGTTGCAGAAGCAGGTCGACGGCCGACGCCCCAAGACCAAAGAACTCGACGAAATCGAATCACTGGTCGAACGGGCGACGGAAGTGAAGAACTTCCTGATCCGCAGCAACCTCCGTCTGGTGGTCTCGATCGCCAAGCGGCACATGAAACCGACGGCGAACTTTTTCGAAATGGTCAGCGATGGGAACATGTCCCTGATCCGGGCCATCGAGAAGTTCGACTACACCAAGGGGAACAAGTTCTCGACGTACGCCAGTTGGGCGATCATGAAGAACTATGCCCGGTCGATTCCGGCCGAGCATCGCGTTCTCGATCGCTTCCGCACCGGCAGCGAAGAGATCTTCAAGTTCTCGGAAGATGGACGCGGCAGCCAGTTCGCCGATGAATCGGCCAACTCGCGGCAGCACCAGATGATCATGTCGATCCTCGATCACCTCGATGACCGGGAACGTGCGATCATCATGCACCGCTACGGACTCGAACGGGGAAGCGAACCAGAAACGCTCGAGCAGGTTGGAAGCCGGTTCAACGTGACGAAGGAACGCATCCGCCAAATCGAATCACGGGCGATGCAGAAGATTCGGAAGATCGCCAGCGAAGAAAAGCTGGACATCCCGGGCTTCTGA
- a CDS encoding sugar phosphate isomerase/epimerase family protein, whose protein sequence is MGRPVTLFTGQWADFPLETLCKKAKEFGYDGLELACWGDHFEVDKALSDDTYCARKRDLLERHDLKLFAISNHLVGQAVCDNIDARHKSILPEYIWKDGDPAGVNKRAAEEMKNTARAAQKLGVGVVNGFTGSSIWHLIYDFPPTPKSMFDAGYQQFADRWNPILDVFQDCGVRFALEVHPTEIAFDIYSAQRALKAIGNREEFGFNFDPSHLLWQGVDPVEFIREFPDRIYHVHMKDAATTLNGRSGILASHLSFGDPRRGWDFRSVGRGGVRFEEVIRALNAAGYPGDAPLSVEWEDSGMDREMGAAEAADFVRNIDFRPSGRAFDSAFAE, encoded by the coding sequence ATGGGGCGTCCCGTCACCCTGTTCACCGGCCAATGGGCCGACTTCCCGCTCGAAACTCTCTGCAAAAAAGCCAAGGAATTCGGTTACGACGGGCTTGAGCTCGCGTGCTGGGGCGACCACTTCGAAGTCGACAAGGCGCTGTCTGACGACACCTACTGTGCCCGGAAACGGGATCTGCTAGAGCGGCACGATCTGAAGCTGTTCGCGATCTCGAACCACTTGGTCGGTCAGGCGGTTTGCGACAACATCGACGCCCGGCACAAGTCGATCCTGCCTGAGTACATCTGGAAGGACGGCGACCCGGCCGGGGTGAATAAGCGCGCTGCCGAAGAGATGAAGAACACCGCCCGGGCGGCCCAGAAGCTCGGCGTCGGCGTGGTGAACGGGTTCACCGGCTCCAGCATCTGGCATCTGATCTACGATTTCCCGCCGACTCCCAAGTCGATGTTCGATGCGGGCTATCAGCAGTTTGCCGATCGCTGGAATCCGATTCTCGATGTCTTCCAGGATTGCGGCGTCCGGTTCGCGCTCGAAGTGCATCCGACCGAGATCGCCTTCGACATCTACTCGGCCCAGCGGGCACTCAAGGCGATCGGCAACCGCGAAGAGTTCGGCTTCAACTTCGACCCGAGCCATCTGCTGTGGCAGGGAGTCGATCCCGTCGAATTCATCCGCGAGTTCCCGGACCGCATTTATCACGTCCACATGAAAGATGCCGCGACGACTTTGAATGGTCGCTCGGGCATCCTGGCGAGTCATCTGTCGTTCGGCGACCCGCGACGTGGCTGGGACTTCCGCAGCGTCGGTCGCGGCGGAGTGCGGTTCGAAGAAGTGATTCGCGCCCTCAATGCAGCCGGCTACCCGGGCGATGCCCCGCTGTCGGTCGAATGGGAAGACTCAGGCATGGATCGCGAGATGGGGGCAGCGGAGGCAGCCGACTTCGTCCGCAACATCGACTTCCGCCCCAGCGGCCGCGCCTTCGACTCTGCATTCGCAGAGTGA